Proteins from a genomic interval of Lolium perenne isolate Kyuss_39 chromosome 1, Kyuss_2.0, whole genome shotgun sequence:
- the LOC127322793 gene encoding uncharacterized protein isoform X2 — MYGKRRRHSMVVRHGAPELRPGGLRTSEVAGLLAGPVHKRGGAAQTILMRHAVLRFRRFVSRYILNWALVLCSSALLRYDGGQMGFETRGKAGWSFEGLWFGGGMCLSWRKWLQYPFERWSGHKISSWYNGGQMGLRQEARLDGALRASSLARVSIWKHPIRKLPRNHY, encoded by the exons ATGTACGGCAAGAGGAGGCGCCACAGCATGGTGGTGAGGCATGGCGCGCCGGAGCTGCGTCCAGGTGGATTGCGCACGAGCGAAGTCGCTGGCCTCCTCGCAGGTCCAGTGCACAAGCGCGGAGGAGCGGCGCAAACAATCTTGATGAGGCACGCG GTTCTACGATTTCGTAGGTTTGTTTCTCGTTACATCCTCAACTGGGCTCTGGTTCTGTGCTCCTCTGCTTTGTTAAG GTACGATGGTGGCCAGATGGGGTTTGAGACAAGAGGCAAGGCTGGATGGAGCTTTGAGGGCCTCTGGTTTGGCGGCGGCATGTGCCTATCATGGAGGAAGTGGTTACAATATCCATTTGAAAGATGGAGCGGGCACAAAATAAGTTCCTG GTACAATGGTGGCCAGATGGGGTTGAGACAAGAGGCAAGGCTGGATGGAGCTTTGAGGGCCTCCAGTTTGGCACGTGTGTCGATCTGGAAGCACCCTATTAGAAAATTACCACGAAATCATTATTGA
- the LOC127322793 gene encoding uncharacterized protein isoform X1: MLETEVLRFRRFVSRYILNWALVLCSSALLRYDGGQMGFETRGKAGWSFEGLWFGGGMCLSWRKWLQYPFERWSGHKISSWYNGGQMGLRQEARLDGALRASSLARVSIWKHPIRKLPRNHY; encoded by the exons ATGTTGGAGACGGAG GTTCTACGATTTCGTAGGTTTGTTTCTCGTTACATCCTCAACTGGGCTCTGGTTCTGTGCTCCTCTGCTTTGTTAAG GTACGATGGTGGCCAGATGGGGTTTGAGACAAGAGGCAAGGCTGGATGGAGCTTTGAGGGCCTCTGGTTTGGCGGCGGCATGTGCCTATCATGGAGGAAGTGGTTACAATATCCATTTGAAAGATGGAGCGGGCACAAAATAAGTTCCTG GTACAATGGTGGCCAGATGGGGTTGAGACAAGAGGCAAGGCTGGATGGAGCTTTGAGGGCCTCCAGTTTGGCACGTGTGTCGATCTGGAAGCACCCTATTAGAAAATTACCACGAAATCATTATTGA